The following coding sequences are from one Oncorhynchus clarkii lewisi isolate Uvic-CL-2024 chromosome 20, UVic_Ocla_1.0, whole genome shotgun sequence window:
- the LOC139377222 gene encoding dermatan-sulfate epimerase-like protein, translating to MAEKCAGRSVVLFSLLAVVVSFSGITDVLGKNNIGEELEKITFQGDGSTNGHPENWPANLHPNLYFHQVDIRLLQQRSATTHRHIFKVIRLAVGTMLANTALYLPPVKHEEFSSKWNEIYGNNLPSLALYCLLCPKDTAAHQFLMRYMDQMAVYPNWTVTSAPNDEVPMAHSLTGFATAYDFIYPLLDTSRRARYMKKIRVATEELYELSKHRGWGKQFLQNHQTTNILAILTGALVVGAHSDPETMMWKQVAVNYMEKTMFLLSHVVDGSLDEGVAYGSYTAKSITQYVFLARRHFDIDNTQNNWLRAHFWFYHSTLLPGFQRTVGIADSNYNWFYGPESQLVFLDAFVLRDGTGNWLAQQIWKHRPKDGPMEQSAAQRWATLHTEFLWYDSELSKQPPAGFGKAVLHMFSNWGVVTYGAGLSYGQGNTFVSFKSGKLGGRAVYDIVHSKPYSWLEGWSNFNPGHEHPDQNSFTFAPNGQVFVSEALYGPKYSYLNNVLTFAPSPTSQCNQPWEGQLGECGKWLRWAEPEVGNTASEVIVAASHGDSLFVSGEAASAYSSVMGLKSVYRALVLLNSQTLLVFDHVEKSKESPLSTLSAFFHNLDIDFKYVPHRALDRYNGALMDVWDAHYQMFWFDSQGNSPVARIQEAEQAAEFKKRWTQFVNVTFPMEGTVTRVAYLMHSPNVKISNCRFIDNSKNGVQLSIVVNDTESIVSIVTNYNDIGARYSYLGFGGYAKMQSRHQIIHFGLGVQTMTEQNTVDPVYDFGFMVNIVGGLTLCLAIGFLILQRTFYFCFRKIMRYTLTFVLLLWVVEFLFVSNSCDWLVCVQSVSDLPPNPLPTVVVTSLPGSGAEVLKPLFYNSSDFVYLQVPTEHLVIPDTEFNFDPLVDACVWSRLDAERGHYKAIQGWFHSLVYNPRLHLQNIQLHNEGSRNEIEVELSGKRRKPIRRQSGSKGSSDRDGEYVRELRRHMEKYPNARPVLSLSSGSWTLKLPFFREVVGHSFRALHVVRDPRAWIYLMLYNSEPSLYSRKNVQKHVAAIFKQERNGGRSKCTLGFTQEFLTLHSVLSDPEMEPVLLLAHLWLAHTTTALQVNGDLTASYLHVKFEDIVQYPEETAGKIHTFLGVPVAPAALNQLMFTTSTNLYNLVYEGDISPVSINVWREKMPIHEIRMIEDTCLKVMERLGYSRYLS from the coding sequence ATGGCTGAAAAATGCGCAGGACGGTCTGTGGTTTTATTCTCACTCTTGGCCGTTGTAGTTTCCTTCTCAGGAATTACTGATGTTTTAGGGAAAAATAATATTGGTGAGGAGTTGGAGAAAATCACATTTCAAGGAGACGGAAGCACCAACGGGCATCCGGAAAACTGGCCGGCGAACCTTCACCCTAACCTGTATTTTCACCAGGTGGACATACGTTTACTGCAGCAGAGATCTGCCACGACGCACAGGCATATTTTTAAAGTTATCCGGCTTGCTGTTGGGACTATGCTCGCCAATACTGCTCTCTATCTACCCCCGGTTAAGCATGAGGAATTTTCCAGCAAATGGAATGAAATTTATGGCAACaatctcccctctctcgctctgtactGTTTGCTCTGCCCCAAAGATACAGCTGCCCATCAATTCTTAATGAGATACATGGACCAGATGGCAGTGTACCCTAACTGGACGGTGACCAGCGCTCCCAACGACGAGGTTCCCATGGCTCACTCCCTCACAGGATTTGCCACAGCCTATGACTTCATCTACCCTCTCCTGGACACATCGCGAAGGGCACGCTACATGAAGAAAATACGTGTCGCCACAGAGGAGCTGTACGAACTCTCCAAACACAGGGGATGGGGGAAGCAGTTTTTACAGAATCATCAGACTACCAACATCTTAGCCATCCTGACCGGCGCCCTCGTGGTGGGAGCACACAGTGACCCGGAGACAATGATGTGGAAGCAGGTGGCCGTTAACTACATGGAAAAGACCATGTTCCTCCTCAGTCACGTAGTGGATGGCTCGCTAGACGAGGGTGTGGCCTATGGGAGCTACACCGCAAAGTCCATCACTCAGTACGTTTTCCTGGCGCGCCGCCACTTCGACATCGACAACACCCAGAACAACTGGTTGCGGGCGCACTTCTGGTTCTACCACTCCACACTTCTGCCAGGCTTCCAGAGGACAGTGGGCATCGCTGACTCCAACTACAACTGGTTCTATGGACCGGAGAGTCAGCTGGTGTTCCTCGATGCATTTGTGCTCCGGGACGGCACCGGAAACTGGCTGGCCCAGCAGATCTGGAAACATCGTCCCAAAGATGGCCCCATGGAGCAGTCAGCAGCCCAGCGCTGGGCCACCTTACACACTGAGTTCCTGTGGTATGATAGTGAGCTCTCCAAGCAACCACCAGCCGGGTTTGGCAAAGCAGTACTGCACATGTTCTCAAACTGGGGTGTGGTGACTTACGGGGCTGGTTTATCATATGGTCAAGGCAACACATTTGTCTCTTTCAAATCGGGGAAGCTGGGCGGTAGGGCGGTCTATGATATCGTCCATTCCAAGCCCTACTCCTGGCTGGAGGGCTGGAGCAATTTCAATCCGGGCCATGAGCACCCAGACCAGAACTCCTTTACCTTTGCCCCTAATGGACAGGTATTTGTTTCAGAGGCACTGTACGGCCCCAAATACAGCTACCTCAACAATGTCTTGACGTTCGCCCCGTCTCCCACAAGCCAGTGCAATCAGCCCTGGGAGGGCCAGCTTGGAGAGTGCGGCAAGTGGCTGCGGTGGGCGGAGCCTGAGGTCGGCAACACAGCCAGTGAGGTCATTGTAGCTGCATCCCATGGGGATTCTCTGTTCGTCAGTGGAGAAGCGGCATCGGCCTACTCCTCTGTGATGGGGCTGAAGAGCGTATATCGTGCCCTTGTCTTGCTCAACTCTCAGACTCTGCTGGTGTTTGACCATGTGGAAAAAAGCAAGGAGTCTCCGTTGAGTACTCTGAGTGCTTTCTTTCACAACTTGGACATTGATTTTAAATATGTCCCTCACAGGGCTTTAGACAGGTACAATGGGGCACTGATGGACGTTTGGGATGCTCACTACCAAATGTTTTGGTTTGACAGTCAGGGGAATAGTCCAGTGGCGAGAATACAGGAGGCAGAGCAGGCTGCTGAGTTTAAGAAACGATGGACCCAGTTTGTCAACGTGACCTTTCCAATGGAGGGCACGGTCACCAGAGTGGCCTATTTGATGCACAGTCCCAATGTCAAAATCTCCAACTGCAGATTCATCGACAATAGTAAAAATGGAGTACAACTCTCTATTGTCGTCAACGACACAGAATCCATTGTGTCCATCGTAACAAACTACAATGACATTGGCGCCAGATATAGCTACTTGGGCTTTGGGGGATATGCAAAGATGCAAAGCAGGCATCAGATAATCCACTTCGGTCTGGGAGTTCAAACGATGACTGAACAAAACACTGTGGATCCAGTCTATGACTTTGGGTTTATGGTTAATATAGTGGGAGGGCTGACACTGTGTCTCGCCATTGGGTTTTTAATCCTGCAACGCACGTTTTATTTCTGCTTCCGCAAGATCATGCGCTATACTTTAACGTTTGTTCTCCTGCTGTGGGTTGTTGAGTTTCTGTTTGTCTCCAATAGCTGTGATTGGCTTGTCTGTGTCCAATCAGTGTCCGATCTGCCCCCAAACCCTCTCCCCACAGTCGTCGTTACATCCCTGCCAGGGTCTGGGGCTGAAGTTCTCAAGCCCCTTTTCTATAACAGCTCTGACTTTGTTTATCTCCAAGTCCCCACAGAGCACCTAGTCATCCCTGACACTGAGTTCAACTTTGACCCCCTGGTGGATGCCTGCGTGTGGTCCAGACTAGATGCGGAAAGAGGTCACTACAAGGCCATCCAGGGCTGGTTCCATTCCTTGGTCTATAACCCTAGACTTCACCTGCAGAACATTCAGTTGCACAACGAGGGCAGCAGGAATGAGATTGAGGTGGAGCTTTCTGGCAAGAGGAGGAAGCCAATTCGTAGGCAGTCAGGGTCAAAGGGGAGTTCAGATAGAGATGGGGAGTATGTTCGGGAGCTAAGGCGGCACATGGAGAAGTACCCTAATGCCCGCCCTGTCCTCAGCCTGAGCAGCGGGAGCTGGACCCTGAAACTCCCGTTTTTCCGAGAGGTGGTCGGTCACTCATTTCGGGCTTTGCACGTGGTGCGAGATCCTCGCGCTTGGATTTACCTTATGCTCTACAACAGCGAGCCAAGCCTCTATTCTCGCAAGAATGTGCAAAAACACGTCGCCGCAATTTTTAAGCAAGAGAGGAACGGCGGGAGAAGCAAGTGTACACTAGGGTTCACCCAGGAATTCTTGACATTGCACAGCgtcctctctgatccagagatGGAGCCGGTGCTGCTACTGGCCCATCTGTGGCTGGCCCACACAACCACGGCACTCCAGGTCAACGGCGACCTCACCGCCTCTTACCTCCATGTGAAATTTGAGGACATTGTGCAATATCCTGAGGAGACAGCAGGAAAGATACACACGTTTCTCGGGGTTCCCGTGGCCCCAGCTGCCCTCAACCAGCTCATGTTCACCACCTCCACCAACCTGTACAACCTGGTGTATGAGGGAGACATATCGCCAGTCAGCATCAATGTGTGGAGAGAAAAAATGCCCATCCACGAGATCAGAATGATAGAGGACACATGCTTAAAGGTTATGGAGAGGCTTGGGTACTCAAGGTACTTAAGTTAA